One Streptococcus sp. DTU_2020_1001019_1_SI_AUS_MUR_006 DNA window includes the following coding sequences:
- the dtd gene encoding D-aminoacyl-tRNA deacylase has product MKIIVQRVKKAQVSIEGQVYGKIQQGLLLLVGVGPEDQKEDLEYAVRKLVNMRIFSDAEGKMNLSVKDIQGQILSISQFTLFADTKKGNRPAFTGAAKPDMASDFYDAFNKKLAQEVPVQTGIFGADMQVELVNDGPVTIILDTKNR; this is encoded by the coding sequence ATGAAAATTATCGTTCAGCGTGTCAAGAAAGCACAAGTTTCTATTGAGGGTCAAGTATATGGGAAAATCCAGCAGGGGCTCTTACTCTTAGTAGGTGTTGGACCTGAGGATCAAAAAGAAGATTTGGAGTATGCAGTCAGAAAGCTTGTCAATATGCGAATTTTCTCAGATGCTGAAGGCAAGATGAACTTATCGGTTAAGGATATCCAAGGCCAAATCCTCTCCATCTCTCAGTTTACTTTGTTTGCAGATACCAAAAAGGGAAATCGTCCAGCCTTCACAGGCGCAGCCAAGCCTGATATGGCATCAGACTTCTATGATGCTTTCAACAAAAAATTAGCTCAAGAAGTGCCCGTTCAGACAGGCATCTTTGGAGCGGATATGCAGGTTGAGCTGGTCAATGACGGACCGGTTACCATTATCCTTGATACGAAAAATAGATAA
- a CDS encoding RelA/SpoT family protein produces the protein MPKEVIYSGDEVVALTQKYLSKEDVAFVHKALVYAVECHSGQYRKSGEPYIIHPIQVAGILAKLKLDAVTVACGFLHDVVEDTEATLDDLEREFGHDVRVIVDGVTKLGKVEYKSIEEQLAENHRKMLMAMSEDIRVILVKLSDRLHNMRTLKHLRKDKQERISRETMEIYAPLAHRLGISSVKWELEDLSFRYLNPTEFYKISHMMKEKRQEREALVDEVVTKLEEYSSERHLTGKIYGRPKHIYSIYRKMQDKKKRFEEIYDLIAIRCILDTQSDVYAMLGYVHELWKPMPGRFKDYIANRKANGYQSIHTTVYGPKGPIEFQIRTKEMHEVAEYGVAAHWAYKKGIKGQVNSKESAIGMNWIKEMMELQDQADDAKEFVDTVKENYLAEEIYVFTPDGAVRSLPKDSGPIDFAYEIHTKIGEKATGAKVNGRMVPLTTKLKTGDQVEIITNPNSFGPSRDWLNMVKTSKARNKIRQFFKNQDKELSINKGRELLISQLQENGYVANKFMDKRHMDEVLQKTSYKTEEALFAAIGFGEIGAITVFNRLTEKERREEERAKAKAEAEELVKGGEVKVENKDTLKVKHEGGVVIQGASGLLIRIAKCCNPVPGDDIVGYITKGRGVAIHRVDCMNLRSQENYEQRLLDVEWEDQFSSKEYMAHIDIYGLNRSGLLNDILQVLSNTTKNISTVNAQPTKDMKFANIHVSFGISNLSMLTTVVDKIKSVPEVYSVKRTNG, from the coding sequence ATGCCGAAAGAAGTAATTTATTCAGGCGATGAAGTCGTCGCTTTAACGCAAAAATATTTATCGAAAGAAGATGTGGCTTTTGTACACAAGGCCTTGGTTTACGCTGTAGAATGCCATAGTGGCCAGTATCGTAAATCAGGCGAGCCTTACATTATCCACCCTATTCAGGTAGCAGGTATTTTGGCTAAACTCAAGCTAGATGCTGTCACTGTTGCCTGTGGTTTTTTGCATGACGTGGTAGAAGACACAGAAGCTACCTTGGATGACTTAGAGCGTGAGTTTGGCCATGATGTTCGAGTGATTGTTGACGGTGTTACAAAGCTTGGTAAGGTTGAGTATAAGTCTATCGAGGAGCAGCTGGCTGAAAATCATCGCAAGATGCTCATGGCTATGTCAGAGGATATCCGTGTTATCTTGGTCAAACTTTCTGACCGTCTGCACAATATGCGAACTCTTAAGCACCTTCGTAAGGACAAGCAGGAGCGTATTTCCAGAGAAACAATGGAAATCTATGCACCGCTTGCTCATCGTTTGGGGATTTCAAGTGTGAAATGGGAACTGGAAGATCTCTCTTTCCGCTATCTCAATCCAACTGAATTTTACAAGATTAGTCACATGATGAAGGAAAAACGTCAAGAGCGTGAAGCCTTGGTCGATGAAGTTGTGACGAAACTCGAGGAATACTCATCTGAGCGCCATCTTACAGGAAAAATCTACGGTCGTCCAAAGCATATCTACTCTATCTATCGCAAGATGCAGGACAAGAAAAAACGCTTTGAAGAGATCTATGACTTGATTGCCATTCGTTGTATTCTAGACACTCAGAGTGATGTCTATGCGATGTTGGGCTACGTTCATGAGCTTTGGAAACCAATGCCGGGACGTTTTAAAGACTATATTGCCAATCGTAAGGCCAATGGTTACCAGTCTATCCATACGACTGTTTATGGACCAAAAGGGCCGATTGAGTTCCAGATTCGTACTAAGGAGATGCACGAGGTTGCTGAGTACGGGGTTGCGGCTCACTGGGCTTACAAAAAAGGAATCAAGGGTCAGGTTAATAGTAAGGAATCTGCTATTGGAATGAACTGGATCAAGGAGATGATGGAGCTCCAAGATCAAGCAGATGATGCCAAGGAATTTGTGGATACTGTCAAGGAAAACTATCTGGCTGAGGAGATTTATGTCTTTACTCCAGATGGGGCGGTTCGTTCACTTCCAAAAGATTCAGGTCCGATTGACTTTGCTTATGAAATTCATACAAAGATTGGGGAAAAAGCGACTGGTGCCAAGGTTAATGGCCGTATGGTTCCATTGACGACCAAGTTAAAAACGGGTGACCAGGTTGAAATCATCACTAATCCAAATTCATTTGGACCAAGCCGTGACTGGCTCAATATGGTCAAGACCAGCAAGGCTCGTAACAAAATTCGTCAGTTCTTTAAAAACCAAGATAAAGAATTGTCCATCAATAAAGGTCGTGAATTGCTGATTAGTCAGCTCCAAGAAAACGGCTATGTGGCCAATAAATTTATGGACAAACGCCACATGGATGAAGTCCTTCAAAAAACCAGCTACAAGACAGAAGAAGCGCTATTTGCGGCGATTGGTTTTGGAGAAATCGGAGCCATCACTGTCTTTAACCGTTTGACTGAGAAGGAACGTCGTGAAGAAGAGCGGGCCAAAGCTAAGGCAGAAGCAGAAGAACTGGTCAAGGGTGGCGAAGTCAAGGTGGAGAACAAGGACACGCTTAAGGTTAAGCATGAGGGTGGAGTAGTCATCCAAGGTGCTTCTGGGCTCCTGATCCGGATTGCTAAATGTTGTAACCCTGTTCCAGGTGATGATATCGTCGGCTATATTACCAAAGGACGCGGAGTTGCCATCCACCGTGTAGACTGTATGAATCTTCGTTCACAGGAAAACTATGAGCAACGTCTACTCGATGTTGAATGGGAAGACCAATTCTCAAGCAAGGAGTATATGGCTCACATCGATATCTACGGGCTCAACCGTTCTGGTCTATTGAATGATATCTTGCAAGTCTTATCAAATACAACTAAGAATATTTCAACCGTTAATGCCCAACCAACCAAGGATATGAAATTTGCTAATATCCATGTTTCCTTTGGAATTTCAAACCTTTCAATGCTGACCACCGTGGTTGATAAGATTAAGAGTGTACCAGAAGTCTACTCGGTTAAACGTACCAATGGTTAA
- a CDS encoding bifunctional 2',3'-cyclic-nucleotide 2'-phosphodiesterase/3'-nucleotidase, with the protein MTSFRKPAALLGLTAAVFAVSTAQADETSTNLDASIKPSSATSPAEKPVTSKASDTLADSEKEGTIEKGTTEVALAPTAEAKASNEGSLAEDEANQPVEGQEVDVRILATTDLHTNLVNYDYYQDKPVENVGLAKTAILIEEAKKENSNTILVDNGDTIQGTPLGTYKAIVNPVKEGEQHPMYTALQKLGFEVGTLGNHEFNYGLDYLKRVIETAGMPIVNANVVDPKTGAYIYDPYKIITKTFVDKTGHKTTVKIGVTGIVPPQILSWDKANLEGKVLVNDSVEAIKNIIPEMRKAGADITLVLSHSGIGDDKYEKGEENEGYQIASLPGVDAVVTGHSHAEFPSGNGTGFYEKYPGVDGINGKINGTPVTMAGKYGDHLGIIDLNLVYKNGKWSVVNSKGSIRKIYTKSKEADERIKEIAKESHEGTVKYVRQQVGTTSAPITSYFALVKDDPSVQIVNNAQIWYAKRELAGTPEGSLPILSAAAPFKAGTRGDATAYTDIPAGPIAIKNVADLYLYDNVTAILKITGAQLKEWLEMSAGQFNTIDPSKKEAQQLINSSYRTYNFDVIDGVTYEYDVTQPNKYDREGKLLHPDANRVRNLKYQGKDVRPEQEFIVVTNNYRANGQFPGVRDASLNRLLGLENRQAIINYILEEKNINPSADKNWRFTDSIKGLDIRFLTADKAKNLLGTDGDVQYLASSEQEGFGEYRLLYVEPKVDPTTPDQQDSGNQSLNGRNETITLSNGGQTITLPTTTKAATTSLPNTGEETSILTLLGIVLAGFGLSLKSKKKQG; encoded by the coding sequence ATGACATCATTTCGCAAACCAGCCGCCCTTTTAGGGCTTACTGCCGCTGTCTTTGCAGTATCTACTGCACAGGCTGATGAGACCAGCACAAATTTAGATGCTAGTATCAAACCTAGTTCAGCAACAAGTCCAGCTGAAAAACCAGTCACTAGTAAAGCAAGTGACACACTAGCTGATTCTGAAAAAGAAGGGACTATTGAAAAAGGGACTACAGAAGTTGCCCTAGCACCAACTGCTGAAGCTAAAGCTTCAAACGAAGGAAGTCTCGCAGAAGATGAAGCCAACCAACCTGTCGAAGGGCAAGAAGTTGATGTCCGTATCCTTGCAACTACCGACCTGCATACAAATCTAGTCAACTATGACTACTATCAAGACAAACCTGTTGAAAATGTCGGTCTTGCAAAAACAGCAATCCTCATCGAAGAAGCTAAAAAGGAAAATAGCAATACTATCCTCGTTGACAATGGGGATACCATCCAAGGAACACCTCTTGGAACCTACAAGGCTATCGTCAATCCAGTTAAAGAAGGCGAACAACACCCTATGTATACAGCACTTCAAAAGCTTGGTTTTGAAGTGGGGACACTCGGAAATCACGAGTTTAACTATGGATTAGACTATCTTAAACGTGTCATCGAAACCGCTGGTATGCCTATTGTCAATGCCAATGTTGTCGATCCTAAAACAGGTGCTTACATCTACGATCCTTACAAAATTATCACCAAAACTTTTGTAGATAAAACTGGTCACAAAACGACTGTCAAAATTGGGGTTACAGGAATTGTCCCTCCTCAAATTCTTAGCTGGGATAAAGCTAACCTTGAAGGTAAGGTTTTGGTTAATGATTCAGTAGAAGCTATCAAAAATATTATTCCTGAAATGCGTAAAGCAGGTGCAGATATCACTCTCGTTCTATCTCACTCAGGTATTGGAGATGACAAGTACGAAAAAGGTGAGGAAAACGAGGGCTACCAAATTGCTAGCCTACCTGGTGTTGATGCCGTAGTCACAGGTCACTCACATGCCGAGTTTCCTAGTGGAAACGGAACAGGTTTTTATGAAAAATATCCTGGTGTTGATGGTATCAACGGTAAAATCAATGGCACTCCTGTCACCATGGCTGGAAAATACGGTGATCATCTAGGTATTATTGACCTCAATCTTGTATATAAAAATGGAAAATGGTCAGTTGTCAACAGCAAAGGATCTATCCGTAAAATTTATACAAAATCCAAGGAAGCCGACGAACGCATCAAAGAAATTGCTAAAGAATCTCATGAAGGAACTGTCAAATATGTCCGCCAGCAAGTCGGAACAACAAGTGCCCCGATTACTAGCTACTTTGCCCTTGTAAAAGATGATCCATCAGTTCAAATCGTCAACAACGCTCAAATTTGGTATGCTAAGAGAGAACTAGCAGGAACTCCTGAAGGTAGCCTCCCAATCCTTTCTGCTGCTGCTCCATTTAAAGCTGGTACCCGTGGTGATGCAACTGCCTACACAGACATCCCAGCAGGTCCAATTGCGATCAAAAACGTAGCAGATCTCTACCTCTACGACAATGTTACAGCTATTCTCAAAATTACTGGAGCCCAATTAAAAGAATGGTTGGAAATGTCTGCAGGCCAGTTCAACACTATTGATCCGAGTAAAAAAGAAGCTCAGCAGCTCATCAACTCTAGCTATCGTACCTATAACTTTGACGTCATCGATGGTGTAACTTACGAGTATGATGTAACACAACCGAACAAATATGACCGAGAAGGCAAGTTACTTCATCCAGATGCTAATCGTGTTCGCAATCTTAAATACCAAGGCAAAGATGTTCGTCCAGAGCAAGAATTTATCGTTGTAACCAACAACTATCGCGCAAATGGTCAATTCCCTGGTGTTCGTGATGCTAGCCTCAACCGTCTACTTGGACTTGAAAATCGTCAAGCAATTATTAACTATATCCTTGAAGAAAAAAATATCAACCCAAGTGCAGATAAAAATTGGCGCTTCACTGATAGCATTAAAGGATTAGATATCCGTTTCTTGACAGCTGATAAGGCTAAAAATTTGCTAGGCACAGATGGCGATGTTCAATATCTCGCAAGTTCAGAGCAAGAAGGTTTTGGTGAATACCGACTTCTCTATGTAGAGCCAAAAGTAGATCCTACAACACCAGACCAACAAGATTCTGGCAATCAGAGCCTTAATGGACGAAATGAGACTATTACTCTTTCAAATGGTGGTCAAACTATCACACTACCAACAACTACTAAAGCAGCTACTACTAGTTTGCCAAATACCGGAGAAGAAACATCCATCCTTACACTACTAGGAATCGTCCTAGCAGGATTCGGACTTTCTCTTAAAAGCAAGAAAAAACAAGGCTAA
- a CDS encoding ABC transporter ATP-binding protein produces MVELNLKNIYKKYPNSEHYSVEDFNLNIKDKEFIVFVGPSGCGKSTTLRMIAGLEDITEGTASIDGVVVNDVAPKDRDIAMVFQNYALYPHMTVYDNMAFGLKLRKYSKEDIDKRVQEAAEILGLKEFLDRKPADLSGGQRQRVAMGRAIVRDAKVFLMDEPLSNLDAKLRVSMRAEIAKIHRRIGATTIYVTHDQTEAMTLADRIVIMSATKNPAGTGTIGRVEQIGTPQEVYKNPVNKFVAGFIGSPAMNFINVKLNGDRIVADGFTLKVPEGALKVLREKGYEGKELIFGIRPEDVNAEPAFLETFPESVVKATISVSELLGSESHLYCQVGKDEFVAKVDARDYLQAGATVELGFDLNKAHFFDVETERTVY; encoded by the coding sequence ATGGTAGAATTAAATCTTAAAAATATTTACAAAAAATATCCAAATAGCGAACACTACTCAGTTGAAGATTTCAACTTGAACATTAAAGACAAAGAGTTCATCGTTTTCGTAGGACCTTCAGGATGTGGTAAATCAACTACTCTTCGTATGATTGCAGGTCTCGAAGACATCACAGAAGGTACTGCATCTATCGATGGCGTGGTTGTCAACGATGTGGCTCCAAAAGACCGTGACATTGCCATGGTATTTCAAAACTACGCTCTTTACCCACACATGACTGTATACGATAACATGGCTTTTGGTTTGAAATTGCGTAAATATAGCAAAGAAGACATTGACAAACGTGTACAAGAAGCAGCAGAAATTCTTGGTTTGAAAGAATTCTTGGATCGTAAACCAGCTGACCTTTCAGGTGGTCAACGTCAACGTGTTGCCATGGGTCGTGCGATCGTCCGTGATGCAAAAGTATTCTTGATGGACGAACCTTTGTCAAACTTGGATGCAAAACTTCGTGTATCAATGCGTGCTGAAATCGCTAAAATCCACCGTCGTATCGGAGCTACAACTATCTACGTAACTCACGACCAAACAGAAGCGATGACACTTGCAGATCGTATCGTTATCATGTCAGCAACTAAAAACCCTGCTGGTACAGGTACTATCGGACGTGTTGAACAAATCGGTACTCCTCAAGAAGTTTACAAAAACCCAGTTAACAAATTCGTAGCAGGATTCATCGGAAGCCCAGCTATGAACTTCATCAACGTTAAATTGAACGGTGACCGCATTGTTGCTGACGGATTTACTTTGAAAGTTCCAGAAGGTGCTTTGAAAGTTCTTCGTGAAAAAGGCTACGAAGGAAAAGAATTGATCTTCGGTATCCGTCCAGAAGACGTAAATGCAGAACCTGCTTTTCTTGAAACATTCCCAGAATCAGTTGTGAAAGCAACAATCTCTGTATCAGAATTGCTCGGTTCAGAATCTCACCTATACTGCCAAGTTGGTAAAGATGAGTTCGTTGCAAAAGTTGACGCTCGTGACTACTTGCAAGCAGGTGCAACAGTTGAACTTGGATTTGACTTGAACAAAGCACACTTCTTCGACGTAGAAACTGAAAGAACAGTTTACTAA
- a CDS encoding PucR family transcriptional regulator, whose translation MIAKELLDWFPDGKILDQPVDKEGYLSLPLSNYQWLLLEEASLSEREKQLVALLTKQEQTISLNPWYSYLIEGKGQAPQNFKKLQLVYCHLSYFQQENLTSWLEMMGTLFPNCQTVLQVGAQDYIFVLQQDKYASVRSILMDTLEAVEYDFGVRLSIMLGQVWSQTGYQALSDLIKAERDLFKNWWRQGHQGFHTFSQLYLWSMGERIVDLRVIKEYLHQMIVDQDQIQEIILSLWENSAVLTKTAQQLYLHRNSLQYKIDKWEELTGLQLKELTDLTLCYQLILPDII comes from the coding sequence ATGATTGCAAAAGAACTACTGGATTGGTTTCCTGATGGTAAAATCTTAGATCAGCCAGTTGATAAAGAGGGTTATCTAAGTCTACCTCTGTCAAATTATCAGTGGCTTTTGCTTGAGGAAGCTAGTCTTAGCGAGCGTGAAAAACAACTGGTGGCTCTCTTAACCAAACAGGAGCAAACCATTTCCCTCAATCCCTGGTATAGTTATCTCATTGAAGGCAAAGGACAGGCACCGCAAAACTTTAAAAAATTGCAGCTGGTCTATTGTCACCTATCCTATTTCCAACAGGAAAATTTAACGTCTTGGTTAGAGATGATGGGAACCCTCTTTCCAAATTGTCAAACAGTGCTTCAGGTGGGAGCGCAGGATTACATTTTTGTTCTCCAACAGGACAAATACGCATCTGTTCGCTCTATCTTAATGGATACCTTGGAAGCCGTAGAATATGACTTTGGAGTACGTTTATCCATCATGTTAGGTCAGGTCTGGTCACAGACAGGATATCAGGCTCTGTCAGATCTCATCAAAGCAGAACGTGATTTGTTCAAAAACTGGTGGCGACAAGGGCATCAAGGGTTCCATACTTTTTCTCAACTCTATCTTTGGAGTATGGGTGAAAGAATTGTGGATCTCCGAGTTATCAAGGAATATCTGCATCAGATGATTGTGGACCAGGATCAGATTCAGGAAATCATCCTTTCACTGTGGGAAAACAGTGCGGTCCTGACTAAAACAGCACAGCAGCTCTATCTGCACCGCAATTCTCTCCAATACAAGATTGATAAATGGGAAGAATTGACAGGACTGCAGTTGAAAGAATTGACTGATTTGACCTTGTGTTATCAGTTGATTTTACCAGATATAATCTAA
- a CDS encoding Mini-ribonuclease 3: protein MIDVNLINGIALAFEGDAVYSMYIRRHLILKGMTKPNKLHQEATKYVSAKAQAHLISLMLEEEVLTEKEEEIYKRGRNTNSHTKAKNADVVTYRMSTGFEAVMGYLHMTENVERLETLISWCIQKVEG, encoded by the coding sequence GTGATTGATGTCAATCTCATTAACGGGATTGCGCTAGCCTTTGAAGGAGATGCAGTATACTCTATGTATATTCGTCGCCATCTCATTCTTAAAGGCATGACCAAACCCAATAAACTCCACCAAGAGGCAACCAAGTATGTATCAGCTAAGGCTCAGGCACACTTGATTTCCCTCATGCTGGAAGAAGAAGTCCTAACGGAAAAAGAAGAAGAAATCTATAAACGGGGTCGCAACACCAACAGCCATACCAAGGCTAAGAATGCGGATGTGGTAACCTATCGTATGTCTACTGGTTTTGAAGCGGTCATGGGCTATCTTCATATGACTGAAAATGTGGAACGCCTCGAAACCTTGATTTCTTGGTGCATCCAAAAAGTGGAGGGCTAG
- the cysS gene encoding cysteine--tRNA ligase, with protein sequence MIKIYDTMSRDLREFVPIEDGKVKMYVCGPTVYNYIHVGNARSTVAFDTIRRYFEYRGYEVAYISNFTDVDDKIINRAKEEGITPQEVAEKYIAAFREDVTALGVKPATCHPRVVEFMDDIIRFVTDLIEKDYAYESHGDVYFRVEKSHNYAKLANKTLEDLELGASGRTDEETARKENPVDFALWKAAKPGEISWDSPWGPGRPGWHIECSVMSTEILGDTIDIHGGGADLEFPHHTNEIAQSEAKTGKTFANYWMHNGFVNIDNVKMSKSLGNFITVHDALKTIDGQVLRFFFATQHYRKPINFTEKAVRDAETNLKYLKNTYEQPFTGTVDAQELQAFKDKFVAAMDEDFNSANGITVVFEMAKWINSGNYDAVVKEALTAMLEVFGIVFVEEVLDEEIEALIQKRQEARANRDFATADQIRDQLAAQGIKLLDTKDGVRWTRD encoded by the coding sequence ATGATTAAAATCTATGACACCATGTCTCGTGATTTGCGAGAATTTGTCCCAATCGAGGACGGCAAGGTTAAGATGTATGTCTGTGGGCCGACAGTTTATAACTATATCCACGTGGGGAATGCCCGCTCAACAGTAGCCTTCGATACCATTCGTCGCTACTTTGAGTACCGTGGTTATGAGGTTGCCTACATTTCAAACTTTACCGATGTAGATGACAAGATTATTAACCGCGCCAAGGAAGAAGGTATCACACCTCAGGAAGTAGCGGAAAAGTATATCGCTGCCTTTCGTGAAGATGTGACGGCTTTGGGGGTGAAGCCTGCGACTTGTCATCCACGTGTTGTAGAGTTTATGGATGATATTATTCGTTTTGTTACTGATTTGATTGAAAAGGACTATGCCTATGAGAGCCACGGGGATGTCTATTTCCGTGTAGAAAAATCCCACAATTATGCTAAATTGGCCAATAAAACCCTAGAAGACTTGGAGCTGGGTGCTTCAGGTCGTACAGATGAAGAAACAGCTCGTAAGGAAAATCCTGTGGACTTTGCCCTTTGGAAAGCAGCGAAACCAGGTGAGATTTCTTGGGACAGTCCTTGGGGACCTGGTCGTCCAGGCTGGCATATCGAGTGTTCGGTCATGTCAACTGAGATTTTAGGAGATACCATCGATATTCACGGTGGTGGAGCAGACCTTGAGTTCCCTCACCATACCAATGAAATTGCCCAGTCAGAAGCCAAAACAGGTAAGACCTTCGCTAACTACTGGATGCACAATGGTTTTGTCAATATCGATAATGTCAAGATGTCTAAGTCTTTGGGAAACTTCATTACGGTACACGATGCTCTCAAAACTATCGACGGTCAAGTATTGCGATTCTTCTTTGCGACTCAACACTACCGCAAGCCTATCAACTTTACGGAAAAAGCAGTGCGTGATGCAGAGACTAATCTCAAGTATCTAAAGAACACCTATGAACAACCTTTTACTGGAACTGTAGATGCTCAAGAGTTACAGGCATTTAAAGATAAGTTTGTAGCGGCCATGGATGAGGATTTCAACTCTGCCAATGGTATCACAGTTGTCTTTGAAATGGCTAAATGGATCAACTCAGGAAACTATGATGCGGTTGTTAAGGAAGCTCTTACAGCTATGTTAGAGGTCTTTGGTATTGTCTTTGTCGAGGAAGTTTTGGATGAAGAGATTGAAGCCTTGATCCAAAAACGCCAAGAAGCGCGTGCCAATCGTGACTTTGCGACAGCTGACCAAATCCGTGACCAACTGGCTGCTCAAGGGATTAAGCTACTGGATACCAAGGATGGAGTGAGGTGGACACGTGATTGA
- a CDS encoding nucleoside phosphorylase produces MLLEEFENVPAVIEPTDRSLLSGGEICDTIILSFNGEILERVKQIDGVYEGGYLTNLNGKLPWYIYEKDGSKVAVAMATIGAPMVVGLLEELKARGFKNFIVLGSCGVLDQSIQADKIILPSSALRDEGTSYHYAPASDEIAYEQSLLFTMEKALDKAGIEHIRTKSWTTDAFYRETAAKVKRRLAAGARVVDMEASAIMAWAQYRQANVYQFFYTADYVDHHNHEWDARREDRKADAMTFFEIALVIAQELV; encoded by the coding sequence ATGCTATTAGAAGAATTTGAAAATGTACCTGCTGTTATAGAGCCAACTGATCGAAGCCTTCTTAGTGGTGGAGAAATCTGTGATACCATTATCTTGTCTTTTAATGGAGAGATCCTTGAACGAGTAAAGCAGATAGATGGTGTCTACGAAGGTGGCTATCTTACCAATCTAAATGGCAAACTGCCATGGTATATCTATGAAAAAGATGGGAGTAAGGTAGCAGTTGCTATGGCTACGATTGGAGCTCCAATGGTTGTTGGACTCTTGGAAGAACTCAAAGCAAGAGGATTTAAGAACTTTATTGTTTTGGGATCTTGTGGAGTTCTGGACCAGTCTATTCAAGCAGATAAGATTATCCTACCAAGCTCGGCTTTACGTGATGAAGGTACTAGTTATCACTATGCTCCAGCAAGTGATGAAATAGCCTATGAGCAATCTCTACTCTTTACTATGGAAAAAGCCTTGGATAAAGCTGGCATTGAGCATATTCGAACAAAGTCTTGGACCACAGATGCCTTCTATCGTGAAACAGCTGCTAAGGTCAAACGAAGACTAGCAGCAGGAGCTAGAGTTGTAGATATGGAAGCTTCAGCTATCATGGCCTGGGCCCAATATCGACAAGCCAATGTCTATCAATTTTTCTACACAGCTGACTATGTCGACCATCACAATCATGAATGGGATGCTAGACGCGAGGATAGAAAAGCGGATGCTATGACTTTCTTTGAGATTGCCCTAGTCATTGCTCAAGAGTTAGTTTAG
- a CDS encoding GNAT family N-acetyltransferase, with translation MIQARNKLSQEELSEAKKLINCCQAYDGTYRDPYLSNMLNFDLSMPAFFLFYEKGELVGLLTVYADDQDVEVTILVHPNHRRQGIARALFTSFEKETTSSPIRSVTFQTERIFLDRHPDFVNNWGLVKDEETETWLGKDRRPYQLAKLSNLEVLLADSSYQEQISQLKFQAFSEEHESKEVVDRYVAEALKDPESHLYILLKDGQVIGTCTVDLSTNTNYLYGLAISELERGKGYGSYLAKSLVNQLIEQNDKEFQIAVEDSNVGAKRLYEKIGFVKQTQVVYLNEKE, from the coding sequence ATGATTCAAGCAAGAAATAAGTTAAGCCAAGAGGAGTTATCTGAGGCGAAAAAACTAATTAACTGTTGCCAAGCCTATGATGGAACTTATCGTGATCCTTATCTTTCTAACATGCTTAATTTTGACCTAAGCATGCCTGCATTTTTCCTTTTTTACGAAAAAGGCGAACTGGTTGGTTTGTTAACTGTCTATGCTGATGACCAAGATGTGGAAGTGACGATACTGGTTCATCCCAATCATCGCCGTCAGGGAATTGCACGTGCTTTGTTTACTAGCTTTGAGAAAGAAACGACTTCTTCCCCTATTCGTTCAGTGACTTTTCAGACAGAACGTATTTTTCTAGACCGTCATCCTGATTTTGTCAATAACTGGGGACTGGTCAAGGATGAAGAGACAGAAACCTGGTTAGGTAAGGATAGAAGACCTTATCAGTTAGCAAAACTTTCCAATCTTGAAGTTTTGTTAGCAGATAGTTCGTATCAGGAGCAAATTAGCCAGTTAAAATTTCAGGCATTTTCAGAGGAACATGAATCGAAAGAAGTTGTGGATAGATATGTCGCCGAAGCTCTGAAGGATCCAGAAAGTCACCTATATATTTTATTAAAAGACGGTCAGGTTATTGGGACTTGCACGGTAGATTTATCGACTAATACGAATTACCTCTACGGTTTAGCAATATCAGAACTTGAACGTGGAAAAGGTTATGGAAGCTATTTAGCAAAATCCCTCGTCAACCAACTGATTGAGCAAAATGATAAGGAATTTCAGATTGCCGTGGAAGATAGCAATGTAGGTGCTAAACGTTTGTATGAAAAGATTGGCTTTGTCAAACAAACCCAAGTGGTTTATCTGAATGAGAAAGAGTAA